A DNA window from Cobetia marina contains the following coding sequences:
- a CDS encoding DUF924 family protein codes for MSPSRPSNPTPSSSTPAPSDADRLIADSHPQARPVLAHWFTRLTPKDWFRKSEALDAQLRERFAELLEQALVCELWEWRTTPGGRLAEILVLDQFARNIHRDTPRAFSGDSLALALSQQAVALGDLERLPLAWQPFVIMPWMHSESLRVHEHAEALFARPGLEDTLRFERRHADIVRRFGRYPHRNAILGRVSTPQEEAFLRQPGSSF; via the coding sequence ATGAGCCCCTCACGCCCCTCCAACCCGACACCTTCATCGTCCACCCCCGCGCCATCGGATGCCGACAGGCTGATCGCGGATAGCCATCCCCAGGCACGGCCGGTGCTCGCACATTGGTTCACTCGACTGACGCCCAAGGACTGGTTTCGCAAGAGCGAGGCCCTCGATGCTCAGCTGCGTGAACGGTTCGCGGAGCTTCTCGAGCAGGCACTGGTCTGTGAACTGTGGGAGTGGCGCACCACTCCCGGTGGTCGGCTGGCGGAAATCCTGGTGCTGGACCAGTTCGCGCGCAATATCCATCGCGATACCCCGCGCGCCTTCAGTGGCGACAGCCTGGCACTCGCGCTCTCCCAGCAGGCCGTGGCGCTGGGGGATCTCGAACGCCTCCCGCTGGCCTGGCAACCCTTCGTCATCATGCCGTGGATGCACAGCGAGTCGTTGCGTGTCCATGAACACGCTGAAGCGCTGTTTGCACGCCCAGGGCTCGAGGACACGCTGCGCTTCGAGCGACGGCATGCGGACATCGTGCGTAGATTCGGCCGTTACCCGCACCGCAACGCGATTCTCGGCCGTGTTTCCACGCCACAGGAGGAGGCATTTCTTCGCCAGCCCGGCTCCTCGTTCTGA
- the katE gene encoding catalase HPII, with product MASNEHDSASSPQSNADSAKCPYHEGQNRSADAENPYTHPNRNGPHDTQPNAGDGKAKDEALETYRADAEGHDLRTNQGLRIADNHNSLKAGERGPTLMEDFIFREKMNHFDNERIPERIVHARGAAAHGYFQAYDNAARYSKAGVFRDPSKKTPVFVRFSTVQGSRGSNDTVRDVRGFATKFYTDEGNWDLVGNDIPVFFIQDAMKFPDFVHAVKPEPHNEIPQGQSAHDTFWDFVSLMPETTHTVLWTMSDRAFPRHYRNMEGFGVHTFRLIDREGVSRFVKFHWKPVAGTCSLIWDEAQKLWGRDPDFNRRMMWDDIKNGAPLEWELGIQVVEEKDEHSFDFDILDPTKLIPESLVPVVPIGKMVLDRNPDNYFAETEQVAFNPANIVPGIDFSNDPLLQGRLFSYLDTQMLRLGGPNFHEIPINQPVCPFHNNQRDAQHRQTINTGQASYEPNSIDGGWPSETPPADEHGGYEPHHERIEAHKVRARSASFGDHYSQATLFWNSQTEVEKEHIIAAYTFELSKVERPWIRERVITEILPNIDLELARRVGENHGIEAPTTQPAPKGELGTSQVESDPALSLMARMPDSIATRKVAILAADGVTMEDVRSIQKQLSDEGAEGLLIAPSMAPIKASDGSMLAPDAMLNGLPSVAVDGVVVAGGEGSVKALAASGLGLYYVQEAYKHLKPIVAISEGKELLAAARVPVEEGVILVDDVLAASLPLRDALLAHRVWSRDARANQMPA from the coding sequence ATGGCGAGCAATGAGCACGATTCAGCATCCTCACCCCAGTCAAATGCCGACAGCGCCAAGTGCCCGTACCACGAGGGCCAGAACCGCTCGGCAGACGCGGAGAACCCCTATACCCATCCCAATCGCAACGGGCCACATGACACCCAGCCCAATGCCGGGGATGGCAAGGCCAAGGACGAGGCGCTGGAGACCTATCGCGCGGATGCCGAGGGGCATGACCTGCGTACCAATCAGGGATTGCGCATCGCGGACAACCACAACTCGCTGAAGGCGGGGGAACGCGGTCCGACCCTGATGGAAGATTTCATCTTCCGCGAGAAGATGAACCACTTCGACAACGAGCGTATTCCGGAGCGTATCGTCCACGCGCGTGGCGCGGCCGCGCACGGGTATTTTCAGGCGTACGACAATGCCGCCAGGTACTCCAAGGCCGGCGTGTTCCGTGATCCGTCGAAGAAGACACCGGTGTTCGTGCGTTTTTCCACCGTACAGGGCTCGCGCGGCTCCAATGACACCGTCCGTGACGTGCGCGGCTTCGCGACCAAGTTCTATACCGATGAAGGCAACTGGGATCTGGTCGGCAACGACATCCCGGTGTTCTTCATCCAGGATGCCATGAAGTTTCCGGACTTCGTGCACGCGGTGAAACCGGAGCCGCACAACGAGATTCCCCAGGGGCAGTCGGCCCACGACACCTTCTGGGATTTCGTGTCGCTGATGCCGGAAACCACCCACACCGTGCTGTGGACCATGTCGGATCGTGCCTTCCCGCGCCATTACCGCAACATGGAAGGCTTCGGCGTGCATACCTTCCGTCTGATCGACCGTGAAGGCGTGTCGCGCTTCGTCAAGTTCCACTGGAAGCCGGTGGCGGGTACCTGCTCGCTGATCTGGGATGAAGCCCAGAAGCTGTGGGGACGTGACCCGGACTTCAATCGCCGCATGATGTGGGATGACATCAAGAACGGTGCGCCGCTGGAGTGGGAACTGGGCATCCAGGTGGTGGAAGAGAAGGATGAACACAGCTTCGATTTCGACATCCTCGACCCGACCAAGCTGATCCCCGAATCGCTGGTGCCGGTGGTGCCGATCGGCAAGATGGTGCTGGATCGCAATCCGGACAACTACTTCGCCGAGACCGAGCAGGTGGCCTTCAATCCGGCCAACATCGTGCCGGGTATCGACTTCTCCAATGACCCGCTGCTGCAGGGGCGTCTGTTCTCCTATCTGGATACCCAGATGCTGCGTCTTGGTGGCCCGAACTTCCACGAGATCCCCATCAATCAGCCGGTGTGTCCGTTCCACAACAACCAGCGCGATGCCCAGCATCGTCAGACCATCAACACCGGGCAGGCGTCCTACGAGCCGAACTCCATCGATGGTGGCTGGCCCTCCGAGACGCCGCCTGCGGATGAACATGGCGGCTACGAGCCACATCATGAGCGCATCGAGGCGCACAAGGTGCGTGCGCGCAGTGCCTCCTTCGGGGATCACTACTCCCAGGCCACCCTGTTCTGGAACAGCCAGACCGAGGTGGAGAAGGAGCACATCATCGCGGCCTACACCTTCGAGCTCTCCAAGGTCGAACGCCCGTGGATCCGAGAGCGGGTGATCACCGAGATCCTGCCCAACATCGATCTGGAGCTGGCGCGTCGTGTCGGTGAGAACCACGGTATCGAGGCGCCCACCACCCAGCCGGCGCCGAAAGGGGAGCTGGGCACCAGTCAGGTCGAGAGCGACCCGGCGCTGAGCCTGATGGCGCGCATGCCCGACAGCATCGCGACCCGCAAGGTGGCGATTCTGGCGGCCGATGGCGTGACGATGGAAGATGTGCGCTCCATCCAGAAGCAGCTCAGCGATGAAGGCGCCGAAGGGCTGCTGATCGCGCCGAGCATGGCACCGATCAAGGCCAGCGATGGCAGCATGCTGGCGCCGGACGCGATGCTCAATGGTCTGCCGTCCGTGGCGGTGGATGGCGTGGTCGTGGCCGGTGGCGAGGGCAGCGTCAAGGCGCTGGCCGCATCAGGGCTCGGCCTCTACTACGTGCAGGAGGCTTACAAGCACCTCAAGCCCATCGTGGCGATCAGTGAAGGCAAGGAATTGCTGGCCGCCGCGCGCGTGCCGGTCGAGGAGGGCGTCATCCTGGTGGATGATGTGCTCGCCGCCAGCCTGCCACTGCGTGATGCCCTGTTGGCTCACCGTGTGTGGTCGCGTGATGCGCGTGCCAATCAGATGCCAGCATGA
- a CDS encoding solute:sodium symporter family transporter, producing MNALTLSSFVFFTGLVAVITWWLTRRDDHRHSTGYFLAGRSLTFPIIAGSLLMTNLSTEQMVGLNGAAFTDGLSVMAWEVVAVVSLVAMAMFFLPRFLKSGITTLPELLALRFDRTTQLLANLIFMLAYAIILLPSILYSGALGLMGVLDLHALTGIDSQMVLLTGTVIAVGIAGAIYALFGGLRSIAISDTLNGIGLLIGGMIIVYYGLDRISDGNGILAGWETLKETHPEKLNSLGGDDQSVPVSTLFTGVLLLNMFYWCTNQQIIQRTFAAKTLAEGQKGVLLTGALKLLGPLYLVLPGIIAFQLYAGDGIKADAAYGRLVFDVLPAPLTGFFAAAMVGAILSSFNSALNSTATLFSLDVYKARLKPDASDEEVVKASKWAGWIMAAAAMTIAPLLATQESLFVYIQKVNSIYYIPLLAVIVVGLLSRRVPAIAANLALVLGCAVIGLFYFVPVLSELVDKVHNFHFIAIVLVLLIALMLVIGKLAPRAEPWIQQDVGAIDMTPWAGTRIASIILLILVMIIYLAFAG from the coding sequence ATGAATGCCCTCACCCTGAGCTCCTTCGTGTTCTTCACGGGGCTGGTCGCCGTGATCACCTGGTGGCTGACCCGTCGTGACGACCATCGCCATTCCACCGGCTACTTTCTTGCCGGCCGCAGTCTGACCTTCCCGATCATCGCAGGCTCCCTGCTGATGACCAATCTCTCCACCGAGCAGATGGTGGGCCTGAACGGGGCCGCCTTCACCGATGGCCTCTCCGTGATGGCCTGGGAGGTGGTGGCCGTGGTCTCGCTGGTCGCGATGGCCATGTTCTTTCTGCCACGCTTCCTCAAGAGCGGCATCACTACCCTGCCGGAGCTGCTGGCACTGCGTTTCGATCGCACCACCCAGCTGCTGGCCAACCTGATCTTCATGCTGGCCTACGCCATCATCCTGCTGCCCAGCATCCTCTATTCCGGCGCCCTCGGCCTGATGGGCGTGCTGGATTTGCACGCCCTGACCGGCATCGATTCCCAGATGGTGCTGTTGACCGGTACCGTGATCGCCGTCGGCATCGCAGGGGCCATCTATGCCCTCTTCGGCGGTCTGCGCTCCATCGCCATCTCCGACACCCTGAACGGTATCGGGCTGCTGATCGGCGGAATGATCATCGTCTACTACGGGCTGGATCGGATCAGTGATGGCAACGGTATTCTCGCCGGGTGGGAGACACTCAAGGAGACCCACCCGGAGAAGCTCAATTCGCTGGGCGGTGATGACCAGTCAGTGCCGGTCTCGACCCTGTTCACCGGGGTGCTGCTGCTCAACATGTTCTACTGGTGTACCAACCAGCAGATCATCCAGCGTACCTTCGCCGCCAAGACATTGGCCGAAGGCCAGAAGGGGGTGCTGCTGACCGGCGCGCTCAAGCTGCTGGGCCCGCTGTACCTGGTACTGCCGGGCATCATCGCCTTCCAGCTCTACGCCGGTGATGGCATCAAGGCTGACGCCGCCTACGGTCGCCTGGTCTTCGATGTATTGCCTGCCCCGCTGACCGGCTTCTTCGCCGCGGCGATGGTCGGCGCGATCCTGTCGTCCTTCAACTCGGCGCTCAACTCCACCGCCACGCTGTTCAGTCTCGATGTCTACAAGGCACGCCTCAAGCCGGATGCCAGCGATGAAGAGGTGGTCAAGGCGTCCAAATGGGCGGGCTGGATCATGGCAGCCGCCGCGATGACCATCGCGCCGCTGCTGGCGACTCAGGAAAGCCTGTTCGTCTATATCCAGAAGGTGAACTCCATCTACTACATCCCGCTGTTGGCGGTGATCGTGGTCGGACTTCTCTCCAGGCGCGTGCCGGCCATCGCCGCCAATCTGGCGCTGGTGCTGGGCTGTGCGGTCATCGGCCTGTTCTACTTCGTGCCGGTGCTTTCCGAGCTGGTCGACAAGGTGCACAACTTCCACTTCATCGCCATCGTGCTGGTGCTGTTGATCGCCCTGATGCTGGTGATCGGCAAGCTGGCACCGCGTGCCGAACCCTGGATCCAGCAGGATGTCGGTGCCATCGACATGACGCCCTGGGCCGGCACGCGCATCGCCAGCATCATTCTTCTCATACTGGTGATGATCATCTATCTGGCCTTCGCCGGCTGA
- a CDS encoding catalase yields MSQTPRYTTGNGAPVPHDDISQTAGPNGSLTFDNWRLFEKLAHFNRERIPERVVHARGVAAYGTFTLTRDLSDLTIARFLQGVGKQTPMLARFSTVAGGQDSGDNTRDVRGFSLKFYTEEGNWDMVGNNTPVFFIREPSKFPDFIHTQKKDPRTNMVDWQNRWEFWANHPQALHQVTILMSDRGIPKSLTTMNGYSSHTLSLWNDKGERVWVKWHFKTDQGHETLTDDEAAQVAPDFHQHDMFTRLERGERPSWTVNLQVMTEQQARDYHINPFDLTKVWPHGDFPLMEVGKMELNRNPENYFAEVEQSVFSPSNFVPGIGASPDRVLQARLWAYADAHRYRVGANAEQLPVNRPVCPVNHYQRDGVMAGMCPVTGHGGGPLGGQVGQGVPGETKEGGQYSRTNFYPNERADHGAPVPDATVAEPPMPLEQNAWMGYHDNSDEDNYSQAGNLYRLFDEGQKSRITDVIAGTMVGVSHVVQDKMIAHFRQADADYGERVATKLARLDPR; encoded by the coding sequence ATGTCCCAGACTCCACGCTATACCACTGGTAACGGCGCCCCGGTGCCTCACGATGACATCAGCCAGACAGCGGGCCCGAATGGCTCACTGACCTTCGACAACTGGCGTCTTTTCGAGAAGCTGGCGCACTTCAACCGTGAGCGCATTCCGGAGCGTGTCGTCCACGCCCGCGGCGTTGCCGCCTACGGCACCTTCACCCTGACCCGTGACCTGTCTGACCTGACCATTGCCCGCTTCCTGCAGGGCGTCGGCAAGCAGACCCCGATGCTGGCACGTTTCTCCACCGTGGCCGGTGGTCAGGACAGCGGCGACAACACTCGTGACGTGCGCGGCTTCTCCCTGAAGTTCTACACCGAGGAAGGCAACTGGGACATGGTCGGCAACAACACGCCGGTGTTCTTCATCCGCGAGCCATCCAAGTTCCCTGACTTCATCCACACCCAGAAGAAAGACCCGCGCACCAACATGGTCGACTGGCAGAACCGCTGGGAGTTCTGGGCCAACCATCCGCAGGCGCTGCATCAGGTCACCATCCTGATGTCCGACCGCGGTATCCCGAAGTCGTTGACCACCATGAACGGCTACAGCTCGCATACGCTGAGCCTGTGGAACGACAAGGGCGAGCGTGTCTGGGTCAAGTGGCACTTCAAGACCGACCAGGGCCACGAGACACTGACCGATGACGAAGCGGCACAGGTCGCACCGGACTTCCACCAGCACGACATGTTCACCCGCCTCGAGCGTGGCGAGCGTCCGAGCTGGACCGTCAACCTCCAGGTGATGACTGAGCAGCAGGCGCGCGACTACCACATCAACCCCTTCGATCTGACCAAGGTGTGGCCGCACGGTGACTTCCCGCTGATGGAAGTCGGCAAGATGGAACTCAATCGCAACCCGGAGAACTACTTCGCGGAAGTCGAGCAGTCCGTCTTCTCACCGTCCAACTTCGTGCCGGGTATCGGCGCCTCCCCGGACCGCGTGCTGCAGGCACGTCTGTGGGCCTACGCCGATGCACACCGCTATCGCGTCGGTGCCAACGCCGAGCAGCTGCCGGTCAACCGTCCGGTCTGCCCGGTCAACCACTACCAGCGTGATGGCGTGATGGCGGGCATGTGCCCGGTCACCGGTCACGGTGGCGGTCCGCTGGGCGGCCAGGTCGGCCAGGGTGTGCCGGGAGAGACGAAGGAAGGTGGCCAGTACTCGCGCACCAACTTCTACCCCAACGAGCGTGCCGATCACGGCGCCCCGGTGCCGGACGCCACTGTTGCCGAGCCGCCGATGCCGCTGGAGCAGAACGCCTGGATGGGCTATCACGACAACAGCGATGAGGATAACTACAGCCAGGCCGGCAATCTCTACCGCCTGTTCGATGAAGGTCAGAAGTCGCGCATCACGGACGTCATCGCCGGCACCATGGTGGGTGTCAGCCACGTCGTGCAGGACAAGATGATCGCGCACTTCCGCCAGGCGGATGCCGACTACGGCGAGCGTGTCGCGACCAAGCTGGCCAGACTCGATCCGCGCTGA
- a CDS encoding alkaline phosphatase D family protein, with the protein MSRRLSDLLPSRSSRTTPASPTSQDDANASPGDSHAARAGAPSRMDRRRLLSRGLQGAGVGLLASSGLLGAPAIVMAEGRRPGMPSGVMSGDVTASRAMLWSQTDKPARMLIELADNIEMRGAFQMRGPVALPADGLTSKLDLTRINTRANASGEVFYRVRYAALDDHRAISEATTGRLVLPPGVQTPRALRFVWSGDTVGQGWGINPDFGGLRLYETMRQVKPDFFLHSGDTIYADGPLEESVTQHDGSLWRNIVTPAKSKVAETLDEYRGQYAYNLMDENLRRFNAEVPMFAQWDDHETTNNWYPGEILEDDRYTEKNLDVLSANARRAFLENMPLRTGPAAPERIHRNFSFGPGLEMFMLDMRSFRGPNSANRQSGRGPKTDFLGRDQLAWLKQSLKASTATWKIIASDMPIGLLVRDGDNFENGANGDGEALGREQEVAELLKFVRDHDIQNLVWLTADVHYTAAHHYSPERAVFKEFTPFWEFVSGPIHAGTYGPGELDNTFGPRLEFVKAPPEGRANMSPSEGFQFFGQVDLDPESEALTVTLKDIHGASLYQKVLTPESRMG; encoded by the coding sequence ATGTCCCGCCGTCTGTCTGATCTGCTACCTTCCCGCTCCTCGCGCACGACACCTGCCTCGCCCACCTCGCAGGACGACGCGAACGCGAGCCCCGGTGACTCGCATGCCGCACGCGCCGGCGCACCTTCGCGAATGGACCGCCGACGCCTGCTGAGCCGTGGCCTTCAGGGTGCCGGCGTAGGCCTGCTGGCAAGCTCAGGCCTGCTGGGCGCCCCGGCCATCGTGATGGCCGAGGGCCGTCGCCCGGGCATGCCCTCTGGCGTGATGAGCGGCGACGTGACCGCCAGCCGCGCCATGCTGTGGAGTCAGACCGACAAGCCGGCCCGCATGCTGATCGAGCTGGCCGACAACATCGAGATGCGTGGCGCCTTCCAGATGCGCGGCCCCGTGGCCTTGCCGGCCGACGGCCTGACCAGCAAGCTGGATCTGACCCGCATCAACACCCGCGCCAATGCCAGCGGTGAAGTCTTCTACCGGGTACGCTATGCGGCACTGGATGACCACCGCGCCATCAGTGAGGCGACCACCGGGCGTCTGGTATTGCCGCCCGGCGTTCAGACACCACGTGCGCTGCGTTTCGTGTGGTCCGGTGACACCGTCGGCCAGGGCTGGGGGATCAACCCGGATTTCGGTGGATTGCGCCTCTACGAGACGATGCGTCAGGTCAAGCCGGACTTCTTCCTGCATTCCGGCGACACCATCTACGCCGATGGCCCGCTCGAGGAGAGCGTCACTCAGCACGATGGCAGCCTGTGGCGCAATATCGTCACGCCGGCCAAGTCCAAGGTCGCCGAGACCCTGGACGAGTATCGTGGTCAGTACGCCTACAACCTGATGGATGAGAACCTGCGTCGCTTCAATGCCGAGGTGCCGATGTTCGCCCAGTGGGATGACCACGAGACCACCAACAACTGGTATCCGGGCGAGATTCTCGAGGATGACCGCTACACCGAGAAGAATCTCGACGTGCTGTCCGCCAATGCGCGTCGTGCCTTCCTCGAGAACATGCCGCTGCGGACCGGTCCAGCCGCGCCGGAACGCATCCACCGCAACTTCAGCTTCGGCCCGGGGCTCGAGATGTTCATGCTCGACATGCGCAGCTTCCGCGGCCCCAATTCCGCCAATCGCCAGTCCGGGCGTGGCCCCAAGACCGACTTCCTGGGGCGCGATCAGCTGGCATGGCTCAAGCAGTCGCTCAAGGCCAGCACCGCCACCTGGAAGATCATCGCCTCCGACATGCCCATCGGCCTGCTGGTGCGTGACGGCGACAATTTCGAGAACGGTGCCAATGGCGATGGTGAGGCGCTGGGACGCGAACAGGAAGTCGCGGAGCTGCTGAAGTTCGTGCGCGATCACGACATCCAGAACCTGGTGTGGCTGACGGCGGATGTCCATTACACCGCCGCGCACCACTACTCGCCCGAGCGCGCCGTCTTCAAGGAGTTCACGCCGTTCTGGGAATTCGTCAGCGGGCCGATCCATGCCGGCACCTACGGCCCTGGCGAGCTGGACAATACCTTCGGGCCAAGACTGGAATTCGTGAAGGCACCGCCGGAAGGTCGTGCCAACATGTCGCCCAGCGAAGGGTTCCAGTTCTTCGGTCAGGTGGATCTTGATCCCGAAAGCGAAGCACTGACCGTCACGCTCAAGGATATCCACGGCGCCTCGCTCTATCAGAAGGTGCTGACGCCTGAGTCGCGAATGGGCTGA
- a CDS encoding GlsB/YeaQ/YmgE family stress response membrane protein: MGIILGLIIGGLAGWIAGNIMRGGSFGILGNIVVGVVGGLLGSVIFKLLGLASTGIIGSLVVSIVGAVVLLWIVSKVKSKA, translated from the coding sequence ATGGGTATCATTCTTGGATTGATCATCGGTGGTCTGGCTGGCTGGATCGCAGGCAACATCATGCGTGGCGGCAGCTTCGGCATTCTCGGCAACATCGTCGTCGGTGTGGTCGGTGGCCTGCTGGGCAGCGTCATCTTCAAGCTGCTGGGGCTGGCCTCCACCGGCATCATCGGCTCGCTGGTCGTCTCGATCGTGGGGGCGGTGGTATTGCTGTGGATCGTCTCGAAGGTCAAGTCCAAGGCCTGA
- a CDS encoding S9 family peptidase, with product MSDSPVQRHYRAEDPHWHWLEARDTPEVKAFLEAANAESDTWFTPLESLTDALYTGHLARRELAVSSLPEALDHHVYWSETAADAEYPVWWRHPLEADPTDRSRHECLLDLQALSRHHDFVELGDMAISPDEQRLAWTLDTSGDEVFSLRLATLSAVDRDARTPVRGEAQPAGQDDECLLEDIGPDLVWAEDGQHLLFTRYDSTQRPFEIWCLDIESRAETLLYREEDSEFWVGMGKTRSRDWLVLETASKDTSESWLLPAAAPLGEMTLVRARETGVEYGIDHRPGHFYVLHNKEAPHFQLDIATEHAPGDWQPLITTRDDVTLEGVEAFSWGLMVDERDHRQAQAWLRVIEFEGTAPTQTICRDERLAMPEQPLSQGLGDCPHFDARRLRIREESFTTPPSWIELDLDTGERTLLKRQTVHGDLAPEQLISRRLWATSDDGEQVPVSVVMRRDLCDGEGIPHAPLPVLLYGYGAYGETLDPWFSIARLELLSRGVAFAVAHVRGGGDRGEPWYLAGKLEHKENSFNDFLAARDALVEQGVGAAERIAAYGASAGGLLVGASLNKRPEAFCAAVLDVPFVDVLRTMENPELPLTTAEYTEWGNPHESEARRRIRAYSPLDNLSAAPYPPLFLQGSWHDTRVPYWEPAKLYARLRQMDCTPHPVLLRTDMSSGHGGASGRFKAWRDNARQDAFLLWALGVCEKAGSETTARSNG from the coding sequence ATGTCCGACAGCCCCGTCCAGCGTCATTATCGTGCCGAAGACCCCCACTGGCACTGGCTTGAAGCGCGCGACACACCAGAGGTAAAGGCCTTTCTCGAGGCCGCCAATGCCGAGAGCGATACCTGGTTCACGCCACTCGAGTCACTGACTGACGCCCTCTACACCGGACATCTGGCTCGTCGCGAACTCGCCGTTTCCAGTCTGCCGGAAGCCCTCGACCATCACGTCTACTGGAGCGAGACCGCCGCTGACGCGGAGTATCCCGTCTGGTGGCGCCATCCGTTGGAGGCGGACCCCACGGATCGCTCGCGCCATGAATGTCTGCTGGACCTGCAGGCCCTGTCGCGCCATCACGATTTTGTCGAACTGGGCGACATGGCCATTTCGCCCGATGAGCAACGACTGGCATGGACTCTGGACACCAGCGGCGACGAGGTGTTCAGCCTGCGGCTTGCAACACTGAGCGCGGTTGACCGCGACGCGCGCACGCCAGTGCGTGGCGAGGCCCAGCCTGCAGGGCAGGACGATGAATGTCTGCTGGAGGATATCGGGCCGGACCTGGTGTGGGCCGAGGACGGTCAGCACCTGCTGTTCACGCGCTATGACAGCACCCAGCGCCCCTTCGAGATCTGGTGTCTGGACATCGAGAGCCGTGCCGAGACGCTGCTCTACCGTGAGGAAGACAGCGAATTCTGGGTCGGCATGGGCAAGACCCGTTCACGGGACTGGCTGGTACTGGAAACCGCGTCCAAGGACACCAGTGAATCCTGGCTGCTGCCGGCCGCGGCCCCACTGGGCGAGATGACGCTGGTGCGCGCACGCGAGACAGGCGTCGAATATGGCATCGATCACCGCCCCGGCCACTTCTATGTGCTGCACAACAAGGAGGCGCCGCATTTCCAGCTGGATATCGCCACCGAGCATGCCCCCGGCGACTGGCAGCCGCTGATCACCACTCGCGACGACGTGACGCTGGAAGGCGTGGAGGCGTTTTCCTGGGGCCTGATGGTCGATGAACGCGATCACCGTCAGGCCCAGGCCTGGCTGCGCGTGATCGAATTCGAGGGCACGGCGCCTACGCAAACGATCTGCCGCGACGAACGCCTGGCGATGCCGGAGCAACCGCTGAGCCAGGGGCTGGGCGACTGCCCGCACTTCGACGCTCGCCGCCTGCGCATCCGTGAGGAAAGCTTCACCACGCCGCCGAGCTGGATCGAGCTGGACCTTGACACGGGTGAGCGCACCTTGCTCAAGCGCCAGACCGTGCATGGCGATCTCGCGCCAGAGCAGTTGATCAGCCGTCGTCTGTGGGCCACCTCCGACGATGGCGAGCAGGTGCCCGTCTCGGTGGTGATGCGCCGTGACCTGTGTGATGGCGAGGGTATCCCCCACGCCCCGCTGCCGGTACTGCTCTATGGCTATGGTGCCTACGGCGAGACACTGGACCCCTGGTTCTCCATCGCGCGGCTGGAGCTTCTCAGCCGTGGCGTCGCCTTTGCCGTCGCCCACGTGCGCGGCGGTGGGGATCGTGGCGAGCCCTGGTATCTGGCCGGCAAGCTGGAGCACAAGGAAAACAGCTTCAATGACTTCCTCGCCGCGCGGGATGCGCTGGTCGAGCAAGGCGTCGGGGCCGCGGAGCGCATTGCCGCCTACGGTGCCAGCGCCGGTGGCCTGCTGGTCGGGGCCAGCCTCAACAAGCGTCCCGAGGCCTTCTGCGCCGCGGTGCTCGATGTGCCCTTCGTGGACGTGCTGCGCACCATGGAAAATCCGGAGCTGCCGCTGACCACCGCGGAATACACCGAATGGGGCAACCCGCACGAGAGCGAGGCGCGGCGTCGCATCCGCGCCTATTCCCCGCTGGACAACCTGAGCGCCGCCCCCTACCCGCCGCTGTTCCTGCAGGGCAGCTGGCACGATACCCGCGTGCCCTACTGGGAACCGGCCAAGCTGTATGCCCGCCTGCGCCAGATGGACTGCACGCCGCATCCGGTGCTGCTGCGCACCGACATGAGTTCCGGTCATGGCGGTGCCTCGGGTCGCTTCAAGGCCTGGCGTGACAACGCCCGGCAGGATGCCTTCCTGCTGTGGGCACTGGGCGTGTGTGAGAAAGCAGGCAGCGAAACGACCGCCCGCAGCAACGGCTGA